Proteins found in one Fulvitalea axinellae genomic segment:
- the mltG gene encoding endolytic transglycosylase MltG, producing the protein MEKRTKILAIALIVVGMLFTIFTFYFYQIYSTPNILVDKDDAYIYVRKGLTFEEFRTDLYKNKVVHDLVSFGFVAKLLDLEGEMKPGRYHFKRNMTNPEAVRMLRSGEQKPLRVTFNNIRTTEELAEKLSGKLMLEKDELLKLLEDENYVKEMGFSKETAGLMFIPNTYELYWTVKADDLVKRMKKEYDKFWNESRKAKAAEIGLSPVEVAVLASIVEAEASLSSEYPVVAGVYLNRMNRHMRLEADPTLVFAHGDFEIRRVLDKHKEIDSPYNTYKYAGLPPGPIRLPATNAIDAVLNHEKHNYIFFCAKEDFSGAHNFASNLAEHSRNARKYHRALNKARIYK; encoded by the coding sequence ATGGAAAAAAGGACGAAAATACTAGCTATTGCCCTAATTGTGGTCGGGATGCTGTTCACGATCTTTACTTTTTACTTTTATCAAATCTACAGCACGCCGAACATCCTTGTCGATAAGGACGACGCCTACATTTATGTAAGGAAAGGACTCACTTTTGAGGAATTCAGAACGGACTTATATAAGAATAAAGTCGTTCATGATCTCGTGTCGTTCGGTTTTGTGGCCAAGCTTCTGGATTTGGAAGGTGAAATGAAGCCGGGACGTTACCATTTCAAACGGAACATGACGAATCCTGAAGCCGTCCGGATGTTGCGCTCAGGAGAGCAAAAGCCTCTAAGGGTTACGTTCAACAATATTCGTACAACGGAAGAGTTGGCCGAGAAACTTTCGGGCAAATTGATGTTGGAAAAAGACGAGTTGCTGAAGTTGCTCGAAGACGAGAATTACGTCAAGGAAATGGGCTTCTCGAAAGAGACGGCGGGTTTGATGTTCATTCCAAACACTTATGAATTGTACTGGACCGTAAAGGCTGATGATCTTGTCAAAAGAATGAAAAAGGAATATGACAAGTTCTGGAACGAAAGCAGAAAGGCCAAGGCAGCGGAGATTGGCCTGAGCCCGGTGGAAGTGGCTGTATTGGCGTCCATAGTCGAAGCGGAGGCGAGCCTCAGTTCGGAATATCCCGTGGTGGCGGGCGTTTATTTGAACAGAATGAACCGTCATATGCGCCTTGAGGCGGATCCTACGCTGGTATTTGCCCATGGCGATTTCGAAATCAGGCGGGTGCTTGACAAGCATAAGGAAATTGACTCTCCATACAATACCTATAAGTATGCGGGACTGCCTCCGGGACCGATCCGCTTGCCGGCGACGAACGCTATCGACGCCGTCTTGAATCACGAGAAGCACAATTATATTTTCTTCTGTGCGAAGGAGGATTTTTCAGGAGCGCATAACTTTGCTTCGAACCTTGCCGAGCACAGCAGAAACGCAAGAAAATATCATAGGGCGCTTAACAAGGCCAGAATTTACAAATAA
- a CDS encoding SPFH domain-containing protein, translated as MKKWIIIPVVFVAVVVLGFFINATCSERIGVGNAGIKVNLYGDDKGVDPVTEVTGKVWYNPWTTEIYEFPLYVQNAIFTADRTEGSPTNDELRVTTKNSMEVRFDVSVNYRIDQDKVSKVFKKYRRPLNELSNTVMRNYIRDGFSRAAADYTAEDMYKNRNEFVGLADSIIRTSLVQEGFIIEKVVLLNSLRLPKAVTEAINSTVKAEQIAQQKRNELAQAKADADKRIAEARGTSESMLIQAKAEAEAYRIKNKELTKLIIQQQFIEKWNGELPQYGTVPQIFRDISSK; from the coding sequence ATGAAAAAATGGATTATAATTCCCGTTGTCTTTGTCGCAGTTGTAGTGCTGGGGTTTTTTATAAACGCAACCTGTTCCGAAAGAATCGGAGTAGGAAACGCCGGAATCAAGGTCAACCTTTACGGTGATGATAAAGGGGTGGACCCTGTGACGGAAGTAACCGGAAAGGTCTGGTACAACCCGTGGACTACCGAGATTTACGAATTTCCGCTTTATGTCCAAAACGCCATCTTCACGGCCGACCGTACGGAAGGTTCCCCGACAAATGACGAATTGAGGGTTACCACCAAAAACTCGATGGAGGTTCGTTTTGACGTATCGGTCAACTATAGGATTGATCAGGATAAGGTTTCCAAAGTATTTAAAAAATACAGGCGCCCGCTGAATGAGTTGAGCAATACGGTGATGCGTAATTATATCCGCGACGGATTCAGCCGTGCGGCCGCTGACTATACTGCCGAAGATATGTACAAGAACAGAAATGAGTTTGTGGGTTTGGCTGACAGCATTATTCGGACTTCTTTGGTACAGGAGGGTTTTATTATCGAAAAAGTTGTTCTCCTGAATTCTTTGCGTCTTCCTAAGGCTGTTACCGAAGCGATTAACAGTACGGTAAAGGCGGAACAGATAGCGCAACAGAAGAGAAACGAACTGGCTCAGGCAAAAGCCGATGCCGACAAGAGAATCGCTGAGGCCAGAGGTACTTCGGAGTCGATGTTGATTCAGGCTAAGGCCGAAGCCGAGGCTTACCGTATCAAAAATAAGGAATTGACAAAGTTGATTATCCAGCAACAGTTCATTGAAAAGTGGAACGGAGAATTGCCACAATACGGAACTGTTCCGCAGATTTTCAGAGATATCAGCAGTAAATAA